The Cytophagia bacterium CHB2 genome includes the window ATGTCAATCGATGCGGCTCAACTCTTGCATCGCCGTAGCAGCATTTAGAATGCGAAATGGCAAACCCTGAATCTCCGTCAAAAAATGGCGATTCTCAGAGATCAAAGTCCGCACACCTTCTGCCTCAAGATGCGCCGCCACAACAGCATCGCCAAACTTGCAACCCAATTCCTGAAATTTCTCGATTAACGCAGGGGCTGTTGGATGCCAGTTGATTTTGACACGATTGGGATATCGCATAAAAAGTCCGAACAACTCATGGACTTCATTCGGCTGGAGATTTTTTTGGAGTTCGCGAATAATTTGGCGAGGTATGTAAAGATGAAGCGCGCCGATTTTTTGAAGCAGTTCTGCACAAGCGGGAAATTTCGGTTCCTCGCGAATACCGAAAATATAGATGTTCGTGTCGAATGCTATCCAGCTATCGCTTGTAGTCATCGGCGGCAACAGCCTCTCTGGTTTGCGCCAATT containing:
- a CDS encoding type II toxin-antitoxin system VapC family toxin, translating into MTTSDSWIAFDTNIYIFGIREEPKFPACAELLQKIGALHLYIPRQIIRELQKNLQPNEVHELFGLFMRYPNRVKINWHPTAPALIEKFQELGCKFGDAVVAAHLEAEGVRTLISENRHFLTEIQGLPFRILNAATAMQELSRID